The Nomia melanderi isolate GNS246 chromosome 7, iyNomMela1, whole genome shotgun sequence genome includes a window with the following:
- the LOC116430413 gene encoding ecto-NOX disulfide-thiol exchanger 2 isoform X1: protein MAYNFPGVPTAAMPPMGMGPMGPLAPIAGPQSFMELASQGFPPLPPPIPLPGMNDSPLEFSTNKNQPPLARESMDDNNDKKTEKNDIRRERENRESRDNRDSRRSRSERSDRRERDRERREERNERDRREERRPEERSGINSSTNNSNGHNNNSNGNELPSSNASGTPNIGAQMEQATGVWGMGVGYPVMGMGPMGPMGPMMSEMTLGPHMGHTHSYGPMSMGMMSHDGSMIGAQILGPEQIMSDAAQIMSGALPPPPSAPQGTKEIIHCKSCTLFPPNPNAPPPTTRERPPGCRTIFVGGLPENITETIIQEIFERCGEITTLRLSKKNFCHIRFVLESSVDAAIYLSGYRVRIGSSGDSVNTGRLHVDFAQARDDQYEWECRQRQLQREQRHRERVEQERQRAPSSPPPVVHYTDHEASNICEKIKQDDTFMKAVQVVVTWLERGDCTKRNANTFYSMIQSTNSHVRRLLTEKVAYEEELQKAKELMKGRMQGLLIQFSQIERVFTAASHKKVWDHFTKAQRKNIEMWKKQSSEIKAVQLEESLMEGEGEMEVSDSEEEPQRKKSRNQTDSHDDSERLQVLKEENDSLRCQLEAYKNEVDLLKSETKSDIDAKDKQMKMLQQTLKGMQEQLMQSRKQQAQDDQKIKDLTVKLNATKKEEPRESEIITLDKDDDINEEPRTPKQLSLTSSFVQITQKDAKLIGLIATFLHIHPFGASVDYLWSYLQKMEHGIKPNEVEALMQRFPQVFKQDLFGIGANMERRWQFSGFNVYRSH, encoded by the exons ATGGCATATAATTTTCCGGGTGTACCAACGGCCGCTATGCCACCGATGG GTATGGGACCAATGGGCCCCCTTGCTCCAATTGCAGGACCACAAAGTTTTATGGAATTAGCTAGTCAAGGATTTCCTCCACTACCTCCACCGATACCACTGCCCGGAATGAACGATTCTCCTTTAGAGTTTAGCACAAATAAGAATCAACCACCGCTAGCTAGGGAATCTATGGATGACAATAATGACAAAAAAACTGAGAAAAATGATATCAGACGTGAACGAGAGAATAGGGAGAGTAGAGATAATCGAGATAGCAGAAG ATCGAGAAGTGAAAGAAGCGACAGAAGAGAAAGAGATCGGgaaagaagggaagaaagaaatgaaagggATAGAAGAGAAGAACGAAGACCTGAGGAACGAAGTGGTATAAATTCCTCAACGAATAACAGTAATGGtcataataataattcgaatGGTAATGAACTTCCATCATCGAATGCTAGTGGAACTCCAAATATAGGAGCTCAAATGGAACAAGCTACAGGTGTTTGGGGAATGGGTGTAGGGTACCCTGTGATGGGAATGGGTCCTATGGGGCCAATGGGACCAATGATGAGCGAAATGACGCTCGGTCCACACATGGGACATACGCATAGTTATGGCCCTATGAGTATGGGGATGATGTCGCACGACGGTAGTATGATTGGAGCGCAAATATTAGGTCCGGAACAAATAATGAGCGATGCTGCTCAAATAATGAGCGGTGCCTTGCCTCCTCCACCGTCGGCACCGCAAGGTACcaaagaaattatacactgtAAAAGTTGTACCCTATTTCCACCAAATCCAAACGCACCACCTCCAACAACTAGAGAAAGACCACCAGGGTGCAGAACAATATTTGTAGGAG GTCTACCAGAAAATATTACGGAAACGATAATTcaagaaatattcgaaaggtGTGGAGAAATAACTACACTACGACtttcgaaaaaaaatttttgtcacatACGGTTCGTGCTTGAGAGCAGTGTTGACGCAGCTATTTATTTGTCTGGATACAGAGTTAGAATAGGATCTAGTGGCGATTCCGTAAACACGGGCAGACTTCATGTAGACTTTGCTCAG GCTAGGGACGACCAATACGAGTGGGAATGCAGGCAACGTCAATTGCAAAGAGAACAACGGCACAGAGAAAGAGTCGAGCAAGAACGGCAACGAGCACCGTCTAGTCCTCCTCCGGTTGTACATTATACGGACCACGAAGCGTcaaatatttgtgaaaaaattaaacaagaCGATACGTTTATGAAAGCAGTGCAA GTTGTTGTAACTTGGCTCGAACGCGGGGATTGCACTAAACGCAACGCCAACACGTTTTATTCGATGATTCAGTCTACAAATTCTCACGTTCGACGATTACTCACGGAAAAAGTTGCGTACGAAGAGGAACTTCAGAAGGCAAAGGAACTAATGAAGGGCAGGATGCAAGGACTTTTGATACAAT TCAGTCAGATTGAACGCGTGTTTACTGCGGCCAGCCACAAGAAGGTCTGGGATCACTTCACAAAGGCTCAACGGAAGAACATCGAAATGTGGAAGAAGCAATCCTCG GAGATCAAAGCTGTGCAACTGGAAGAAAGTTTGATGGAAGGTGAAGGGGAGATGGAAGTATCCGATTCGGAGGAAGAACCGCAACGCAAGAAGTCGAGGAATCAAACGGACTCTCACGACGACTCCGAAAGATTACAAGTCCTCAAAGAGGAGAACGATAGTCTTCGATGTCAATTAGAAGCATATAAAAACGAG GTGGATTTGTTGAAATCCGAGACGAAAAGCGACATCGATGCGAAGgacaaacaaatgaaaatgttacaaCAAACTTTAAAAGGAATGCAGGAACAGTTAATGCAATCGAGGAAACAGCAGGCTCAAGACGATCAAAAAATTAAGGATCTGACCGTGAAATTGAATGCCACCAAAAAGGAGGAACCTAGAGAGAGCGAAATCATAACGCTGGACAAAGACGATGACATAAACGAGGAGCCACGGACTCCAAAACAATTATCTTTAACGTCTAGTTTTGTTCAAATTACTCAAAAGGATGCAAAGCTTATAG GATTAATAGCGACATTTTTACATATTCATCCGTTCGGCGCGAGCGTAGATTATTTATGGTCCTACCTACAAAAAATGGAACACGGCATCAAGCCAAATGAAGTAGAAGCGCTGATGCAACGATTTCCCCAAGTCTTCAAGCAAGATTTGTTTGGAATTGGAGCGAATATGGAAAGACGTTGGCAGTTTTCAGGTTTCAATGTTTATCGTAGTCATTGA
- the LOC116430413 gene encoding ecto-NOX disulfide-thiol exchanger 2 isoform X2, translating into MRTKNLINLKNINIIGMGPMGPLAPIAGPQSFMELASQGFPPLPPPIPLPGMNDSPLEFSTNKNQPPLARESMDDNNDKKTEKNDIRRERENRESRDNRDSRRSRSERSDRRERDRERREERNERDRREERRPEERSGINSSTNNSNGHNNNSNGNELPSSNASGTPNIGAQMEQATGVWGMGVGYPVMGMGPMGPMGPMMSEMTLGPHMGHTHSYGPMSMGMMSHDGSMIGAQILGPEQIMSDAAQIMSGALPPPPSAPQGTKEIIHCKSCTLFPPNPNAPPPTTRERPPGCRTIFVGGLPENITETIIQEIFERCGEITTLRLSKKNFCHIRFVLESSVDAAIYLSGYRVRIGSSGDSVNTGRLHVDFAQARDDQYEWECRQRQLQREQRHRERVEQERQRAPSSPPPVVHYTDHEASNICEKIKQDDTFMKAVQVVVTWLERGDCTKRNANTFYSMIQSTNSHVRRLLTEKVAYEEELQKAKELMKGRMQGLLIQFSQIERVFTAASHKKVWDHFTKAQRKNIEMWKKQSSEIKAVQLEESLMEGEGEMEVSDSEEEPQRKKSRNQTDSHDDSERLQVLKEENDSLRCQLEAYKNEVDLLKSETKSDIDAKDKQMKMLQQTLKGMQEQLMQSRKQQAQDDQKIKDLTVKLNATKKEEPRESEIITLDKDDDINEEPRTPKQLSLTSSFVQITQKDAKLIGLIATFLHIHPFGASVDYLWSYLQKMEHGIKPNEVEALMQRFPQVFKQDLFGIGANMERRWQFSGFNVYRSH; encoded by the exons ATGAGAACGAAGAatctaataaatttgaaaaatataaatatcatag GTATGGGACCAATGGGCCCCCTTGCTCCAATTGCAGGACCACAAAGTTTTATGGAATTAGCTAGTCAAGGATTTCCTCCACTACCTCCACCGATACCACTGCCCGGAATGAACGATTCTCCTTTAGAGTTTAGCACAAATAAGAATCAACCACCGCTAGCTAGGGAATCTATGGATGACAATAATGACAAAAAAACTGAGAAAAATGATATCAGACGTGAACGAGAGAATAGGGAGAGTAGAGATAATCGAGATAGCAGAAG ATCGAGAAGTGAAAGAAGCGACAGAAGAGAAAGAGATCGGgaaagaagggaagaaagaaatgaaagggATAGAAGAGAAGAACGAAGACCTGAGGAACGAAGTGGTATAAATTCCTCAACGAATAACAGTAATGGtcataataataattcgaatGGTAATGAACTTCCATCATCGAATGCTAGTGGAACTCCAAATATAGGAGCTCAAATGGAACAAGCTACAGGTGTTTGGGGAATGGGTGTAGGGTACCCTGTGATGGGAATGGGTCCTATGGGGCCAATGGGACCAATGATGAGCGAAATGACGCTCGGTCCACACATGGGACATACGCATAGTTATGGCCCTATGAGTATGGGGATGATGTCGCACGACGGTAGTATGATTGGAGCGCAAATATTAGGTCCGGAACAAATAATGAGCGATGCTGCTCAAATAATGAGCGGTGCCTTGCCTCCTCCACCGTCGGCACCGCAAGGTACcaaagaaattatacactgtAAAAGTTGTACCCTATTTCCACCAAATCCAAACGCACCACCTCCAACAACTAGAGAAAGACCACCAGGGTGCAGAACAATATTTGTAGGAG GTCTACCAGAAAATATTACGGAAACGATAATTcaagaaatattcgaaaggtGTGGAGAAATAACTACACTACGACtttcgaaaaaaaatttttgtcacatACGGTTCGTGCTTGAGAGCAGTGTTGACGCAGCTATTTATTTGTCTGGATACAGAGTTAGAATAGGATCTAGTGGCGATTCCGTAAACACGGGCAGACTTCATGTAGACTTTGCTCAG GCTAGGGACGACCAATACGAGTGGGAATGCAGGCAACGTCAATTGCAAAGAGAACAACGGCACAGAGAAAGAGTCGAGCAAGAACGGCAACGAGCACCGTCTAGTCCTCCTCCGGTTGTACATTATACGGACCACGAAGCGTcaaatatttgtgaaaaaattaaacaagaCGATACGTTTATGAAAGCAGTGCAA GTTGTTGTAACTTGGCTCGAACGCGGGGATTGCACTAAACGCAACGCCAACACGTTTTATTCGATGATTCAGTCTACAAATTCTCACGTTCGACGATTACTCACGGAAAAAGTTGCGTACGAAGAGGAACTTCAGAAGGCAAAGGAACTAATGAAGGGCAGGATGCAAGGACTTTTGATACAAT TCAGTCAGATTGAACGCGTGTTTACTGCGGCCAGCCACAAGAAGGTCTGGGATCACTTCACAAAGGCTCAACGGAAGAACATCGAAATGTGGAAGAAGCAATCCTCG GAGATCAAAGCTGTGCAACTGGAAGAAAGTTTGATGGAAGGTGAAGGGGAGATGGAAGTATCCGATTCGGAGGAAGAACCGCAACGCAAGAAGTCGAGGAATCAAACGGACTCTCACGACGACTCCGAAAGATTACAAGTCCTCAAAGAGGAGAACGATAGTCTTCGATGTCAATTAGAAGCATATAAAAACGAG GTGGATTTGTTGAAATCCGAGACGAAAAGCGACATCGATGCGAAGgacaaacaaatgaaaatgttacaaCAAACTTTAAAAGGAATGCAGGAACAGTTAATGCAATCGAGGAAACAGCAGGCTCAAGACGATCAAAAAATTAAGGATCTGACCGTGAAATTGAATGCCACCAAAAAGGAGGAACCTAGAGAGAGCGAAATCATAACGCTGGACAAAGACGATGACATAAACGAGGAGCCACGGACTCCAAAACAATTATCTTTAACGTCTAGTTTTGTTCAAATTACTCAAAAGGATGCAAAGCTTATAG GATTAATAGCGACATTTTTACATATTCATCCGTTCGGCGCGAGCGTAGATTATTTATGGTCCTACCTACAAAAAATGGAACACGGCATCAAGCCAAATGAAGTAGAAGCGCTGATGCAACGATTTCCCCAAGTCTTCAAGCAAGATTTGTTTGGAATTGGAGCGAATATGGAAAGACGTTGGCAGTTTTCAGGTTTCAATGTTTATCGTAGTCATTGA
- the LOC143174173 gene encoding mpv17-like protein, with amino-acid sequence MAASRILRKLQKRPLLFNSMIYGSFYTGAEFAQQTYNNMFKPPLTTPMPERIKNSDTIDDQTQPSVWLRIFNKALTLSDEDSMTQSGNYNWAQLKRYAIYGCFIAGPMLHGWYKWLDTFCKGKTMKIVLAKLFVDQFVFTPPLIIVFYISMSLMENKADIFNECKAKFVQTFKTSCMYWLPVQFLNFLLIPASLRVTFVSIAAFCWVNILCYVKRAPISECDQNNRINY; translated from the exons ATGGCTGCATCAAGGATATtgaggaaattacagaaaaGACCGTTGCTCTTCAACTCGATGATATACGGATCCTTTTATACGGGTGCTGAATTCGCTCAACAAACTTACAACAATATGTTCAAG CCTCCGTTGACAACTCCGATGCCGGAACGGATCAAAAACTCCGACACGATTGATGATCAAACGCAGCCTTCCGTTTggttaagaatatttaacaagGCATTAACTTTATCGGATGAGGATAGTATGACGCAATCGGGGAATTACAATTGGGCTCAACTTAAACGATACGCTATCTACGGTTGCTTCATAGCAGGACCGATGCTCCATGGATG GTATAAATGGTTGGACACCTTTTGCAAAGGTAAAACAATGAAGATCGTTCTTGCGAAGCTTTTTGTTGACCAATTTGTTTTTACACCACCATTGATTATTGTGTTTTATATCA gTATGAGCCTAATGGAGAATAAAGCAGATATTTTCAACGAATGTAAAGCTAAATTTGTACAAACGTTCAAG actTCATGTATGTATTGGTTACCAGTACAAttcttaaatttcttattaataccgGCGTCGCTGAGAGTGACTTTTGTCAGTATTGCAGCCTTCTGTTGGGTGAATATTCTGTGTTATGTAAAAAGGGCACCTATATCTGAATGTGATCAGAATAACAGGATAAACTATTAA
- the LOC116430413 gene encoding ecto-NOX disulfide-thiol exchanger 2 isoform X4 gives MGPMGPLAPIAGPQSFMELASQGFPPLPPPIPLPGMNDSPLEFSTNKNQPPLARESMDDNNDKKTEKNDIRRERENRESRDNRDSRRSRSERSDRRERDRERREERNERDRREERRPEERSGINSSTNNSNGHNNNSNGNELPSSNASGTPNIGAQMEQATGVWGMGVGYPVMGMGPMGPMGPMMSEMTLGPHMGHTHSYGPMSMGMMSHDGSMIGAQILGPEQIMSDAAQIMSGALPPPPSAPQGTKEIIHCKSCTLFPPNPNAPPPTTRERPPGCRTIFVGGLPENITETIIQEIFERCGEITTLRLSKKNFCHIRFVLESSVDAAIYLSGYRVRIGSSGDSVNTGRLHVDFAQARDDQYEWECRQRQLQREQRHRERVEQERQRAPSSPPPVVHYTDHEASNICEKIKQDDTFMKAVQVVVTWLERGDCTKRNANTFYSMIQSTNSHVRRLLTEKVAYEEELQKAKELMKGRMQGLLIQFSQIERVFTAASHKKVWDHFTKAQRKNIEMWKKQSSEIKAVQLEESLMEGEGEMEVSDSEEEPQRKKSRNQTDSHDDSERLQVLKEENDSLRCQLEAYKNEVDLLKSETKSDIDAKDKQMKMLQQTLKGMQEQLMQSRKQQAQDDQKIKDLTVKLNATKKEEPRESEIITLDKDDDINEEPRTPKQLSLTSSFVQITQKDAKLIGLIATFLHIHPFGASVDYLWSYLQKMEHGIKPNEVEALMQRFPQVFKQDLFGIGANMERRWQFSGFNVYRSH, from the exons ATGGGACCAATGGGCCCCCTTGCTCCAATTGCAGGACCACAAAGTTTTATGGAATTAGCTAGTCAAGGATTTCCTCCACTACCTCCACCGATACCACTGCCCGGAATGAACGATTCTCCTTTAGAGTTTAGCACAAATAAGAATCAACCACCGCTAGCTAGGGAATCTATGGATGACAATAATGACAAAAAAACTGAGAAAAATGATATCAGACGTGAACGAGAGAATAGGGAGAGTAGAGATAATCGAGATAGCAGAAG ATCGAGAAGTGAAAGAAGCGACAGAAGAGAAAGAGATCGGgaaagaagggaagaaagaaatgaaagggATAGAAGAGAAGAACGAAGACCTGAGGAACGAAGTGGTATAAATTCCTCAACGAATAACAGTAATGGtcataataataattcgaatGGTAATGAACTTCCATCATCGAATGCTAGTGGAACTCCAAATATAGGAGCTCAAATGGAACAAGCTACAGGTGTTTGGGGAATGGGTGTAGGGTACCCTGTGATGGGAATGGGTCCTATGGGGCCAATGGGACCAATGATGAGCGAAATGACGCTCGGTCCACACATGGGACATACGCATAGTTATGGCCCTATGAGTATGGGGATGATGTCGCACGACGGTAGTATGATTGGAGCGCAAATATTAGGTCCGGAACAAATAATGAGCGATGCTGCTCAAATAATGAGCGGTGCCTTGCCTCCTCCACCGTCGGCACCGCAAGGTACcaaagaaattatacactgtAAAAGTTGTACCCTATTTCCACCAAATCCAAACGCACCACCTCCAACAACTAGAGAAAGACCACCAGGGTGCAGAACAATATTTGTAGGAG GTCTACCAGAAAATATTACGGAAACGATAATTcaagaaatattcgaaaggtGTGGAGAAATAACTACACTACGACtttcgaaaaaaaatttttgtcacatACGGTTCGTGCTTGAGAGCAGTGTTGACGCAGCTATTTATTTGTCTGGATACAGAGTTAGAATAGGATCTAGTGGCGATTCCGTAAACACGGGCAGACTTCATGTAGACTTTGCTCAG GCTAGGGACGACCAATACGAGTGGGAATGCAGGCAACGTCAATTGCAAAGAGAACAACGGCACAGAGAAAGAGTCGAGCAAGAACGGCAACGAGCACCGTCTAGTCCTCCTCCGGTTGTACATTATACGGACCACGAAGCGTcaaatatttgtgaaaaaattaaacaagaCGATACGTTTATGAAAGCAGTGCAA GTTGTTGTAACTTGGCTCGAACGCGGGGATTGCACTAAACGCAACGCCAACACGTTTTATTCGATGATTCAGTCTACAAATTCTCACGTTCGACGATTACTCACGGAAAAAGTTGCGTACGAAGAGGAACTTCAGAAGGCAAAGGAACTAATGAAGGGCAGGATGCAAGGACTTTTGATACAAT TCAGTCAGATTGAACGCGTGTTTACTGCGGCCAGCCACAAGAAGGTCTGGGATCACTTCACAAAGGCTCAACGGAAGAACATCGAAATGTGGAAGAAGCAATCCTCG GAGATCAAAGCTGTGCAACTGGAAGAAAGTTTGATGGAAGGTGAAGGGGAGATGGAAGTATCCGATTCGGAGGAAGAACCGCAACGCAAGAAGTCGAGGAATCAAACGGACTCTCACGACGACTCCGAAAGATTACAAGTCCTCAAAGAGGAGAACGATAGTCTTCGATGTCAATTAGAAGCATATAAAAACGAG GTGGATTTGTTGAAATCCGAGACGAAAAGCGACATCGATGCGAAGgacaaacaaatgaaaatgttacaaCAAACTTTAAAAGGAATGCAGGAACAGTTAATGCAATCGAGGAAACAGCAGGCTCAAGACGATCAAAAAATTAAGGATCTGACCGTGAAATTGAATGCCACCAAAAAGGAGGAACCTAGAGAGAGCGAAATCATAACGCTGGACAAAGACGATGACATAAACGAGGAGCCACGGACTCCAAAACAATTATCTTTAACGTCTAGTTTTGTTCAAATTACTCAAAAGGATGCAAAGCTTATAG GATTAATAGCGACATTTTTACATATTCATCCGTTCGGCGCGAGCGTAGATTATTTATGGTCCTACCTACAAAAAATGGAACACGGCATCAAGCCAAATGAAGTAGAAGCGCTGATGCAACGATTTCCCCAAGTCTTCAAGCAAGATTTGTTTGGAATTGGAGCGAATATGGAAAGACGTTGGCAGTTTTCAGGTTTCAATGTTTATCGTAGTCATTGA
- the LOC116430425 gene encoding N-acetyltransferase 9-like protein, translating into MKDNEFTKIIGPNVILVPYKKKHVERYHEWMKSAELQYFTGSEALTLEEEFQMQQRWNQDEDKCTFIILDKNILSTTSDEIEAMIGDTNLFFNDLDRKDTAEVEIMIANIAYRNKKRGWEAIIIMLLYGIDMLNVTKFTAKIKCDNEKSIKMFTKLEFHEVQKSQIFQEFTFEKVVNPNWRNWLYSHITGQIQYDVYEEE; encoded by the exons ATGAAAGATAACGAATTTACTAAAATTATTGGACCGAACGTAATTTTAGTACCGTACAAGAAAAAACATGTTGAAAG GTACCATGAGTGGATGAAATCAGCAGAATTGCAATATTTTACCGGCTCAGAAGCTTTGACATTAGAAGAAGAATTTCAAATGCAACAGAGATGGAATCAAGATGAAGATA AATGTACCTTTATTATTctagataaaaatattctttctactACTTCAGACGAAATAG AAGCTATGATTGGAGACACtaacttattttttaatgatctgGATCGAAAGGATACTGCTGAAGTTGAAATCATGATAGCTAATATTGCTTACAGAAATAAGAAAAGGGGTTGGGAGgcaataattataatgttgctttacg GTATTGATATgctaaatgtaacaaaatttacaGCAAAGATTAAATGTGATAacgaaaaaagtataaaaatgttCACAAAATTAGAATTTCACGAG GTACAGAAAAGTCAAATATTTCAGGAATTTACCTTTGAGAAAGTTGTGAATCCCAATTGGAGAAACTGGTTGTACTCTCATATTACAGGTCAAATTCAATATGATGTTTATGAAGAAGAATAA
- the LOC116430413 gene encoding ecto-NOX disulfide-thiol exchanger 1 isoform X3, with protein MAYNFPGVPTAAMPPMGMGPMGPLAPIAGPQSFMELASQGFPPLPPPIPLPGMNDSPLEFSTNKNQPPLARESMDDNNDKKTEKNDIRRERENRESRDNRDSRRSRSERSDRRERDRERREERNERDRREERRPEERSGINSSTNNSNGHNNNSNGNELPSSNASGTPNIGAQMEQATGVWGMGVGYPVMGMGPMGPMGPMMSEMTLGPHMGHTHSYGPMSMGMMSHDGSMIGAQILGPEQIMSDAAQIMSGALPPPPSAPQGTKEIIHCKSCTLFPPNPNAPPPTTRERPPGCRTIFVGGLPENITETIIQEIFERCGEITTLRLSKKNFCHIRFVLESSVDAAIYLSGYRVRIGSSGDSVNTGRLHVDFAQARDDQYEWECRQRQLQREQRHRERVEQERQRAPSSPPPVVHYTDHEASNICEKIKQDDTFMKAVQVVVTWLERGDCTKRNANTFYSMIQSTNSHVRRLLTEKVAYEEELQKAKELMKGRMQGLLIQFSQIERVFTAASHKKVWDHFTKAQRKNIEMWKKQSSEIKAVQLEESLMEGEGEMEVSDSEEEPQRKKSRNQTDSHDDSERLQVLKEENDSLRCQLEAYKNEVDLLKSETKSDIDAKDKQMKMLQQTLKGMQEQLMQSRKQQAQDDQKIKDLTVKLNATKKEEPRESEIITLDKDDDINEEPRTPKQLSLTSSFVQITQKDAKLIDYLWSYLQKMEHGIKPNEVEALMQRFPQVFKQDLFGIGANMERRWQFSGFNVYRSH; from the exons ATGGCATATAATTTTCCGGGTGTACCAACGGCCGCTATGCCACCGATGG GTATGGGACCAATGGGCCCCCTTGCTCCAATTGCAGGACCACAAAGTTTTATGGAATTAGCTAGTCAAGGATTTCCTCCACTACCTCCACCGATACCACTGCCCGGAATGAACGATTCTCCTTTAGAGTTTAGCACAAATAAGAATCAACCACCGCTAGCTAGGGAATCTATGGATGACAATAATGACAAAAAAACTGAGAAAAATGATATCAGACGTGAACGAGAGAATAGGGAGAGTAGAGATAATCGAGATAGCAGAAG ATCGAGAAGTGAAAGAAGCGACAGAAGAGAAAGAGATCGGgaaagaagggaagaaagaaatgaaagggATAGAAGAGAAGAACGAAGACCTGAGGAACGAAGTGGTATAAATTCCTCAACGAATAACAGTAATGGtcataataataattcgaatGGTAATGAACTTCCATCATCGAATGCTAGTGGAACTCCAAATATAGGAGCTCAAATGGAACAAGCTACAGGTGTTTGGGGAATGGGTGTAGGGTACCCTGTGATGGGAATGGGTCCTATGGGGCCAATGGGACCAATGATGAGCGAAATGACGCTCGGTCCACACATGGGACATACGCATAGTTATGGCCCTATGAGTATGGGGATGATGTCGCACGACGGTAGTATGATTGGAGCGCAAATATTAGGTCCGGAACAAATAATGAGCGATGCTGCTCAAATAATGAGCGGTGCCTTGCCTCCTCCACCGTCGGCACCGCAAGGTACcaaagaaattatacactgtAAAAGTTGTACCCTATTTCCACCAAATCCAAACGCACCACCTCCAACAACTAGAGAAAGACCACCAGGGTGCAGAACAATATTTGTAGGAG GTCTACCAGAAAATATTACGGAAACGATAATTcaagaaatattcgaaaggtGTGGAGAAATAACTACACTACGACtttcgaaaaaaaatttttgtcacatACGGTTCGTGCTTGAGAGCAGTGTTGACGCAGCTATTTATTTGTCTGGATACAGAGTTAGAATAGGATCTAGTGGCGATTCCGTAAACACGGGCAGACTTCATGTAGACTTTGCTCAG GCTAGGGACGACCAATACGAGTGGGAATGCAGGCAACGTCAATTGCAAAGAGAACAACGGCACAGAGAAAGAGTCGAGCAAGAACGGCAACGAGCACCGTCTAGTCCTCCTCCGGTTGTACATTATACGGACCACGAAGCGTcaaatatttgtgaaaaaattaaacaagaCGATACGTTTATGAAAGCAGTGCAA GTTGTTGTAACTTGGCTCGAACGCGGGGATTGCACTAAACGCAACGCCAACACGTTTTATTCGATGATTCAGTCTACAAATTCTCACGTTCGACGATTACTCACGGAAAAAGTTGCGTACGAAGAGGAACTTCAGAAGGCAAAGGAACTAATGAAGGGCAGGATGCAAGGACTTTTGATACAAT TCAGTCAGATTGAACGCGTGTTTACTGCGGCCAGCCACAAGAAGGTCTGGGATCACTTCACAAAGGCTCAACGGAAGAACATCGAAATGTGGAAGAAGCAATCCTCG GAGATCAAAGCTGTGCAACTGGAAGAAAGTTTGATGGAAGGTGAAGGGGAGATGGAAGTATCCGATTCGGAGGAAGAACCGCAACGCAAGAAGTCGAGGAATCAAACGGACTCTCACGACGACTCCGAAAGATTACAAGTCCTCAAAGAGGAGAACGATAGTCTTCGATGTCAATTAGAAGCATATAAAAACGAG GTGGATTTGTTGAAATCCGAGACGAAAAGCGACATCGATGCGAAGgacaaacaaatgaaaatgttacaaCAAACTTTAAAAGGAATGCAGGAACAGTTAATGCAATCGAGGAAACAGCAGGCTCAAGACGATCAAAAAATTAAGGATCTGACCGTGAAATTGAATGCCACCAAAAAGGAGGAACCTAGAGAGAGCGAAATCATAACGCTGGACAAAGACGATGACATAAACGAGGAGCCACGGACTCCAAAACAATTATCTTTAACGTCTAGTTTTGTTCAAATTACTCAAAAGGATGCAAAGCTTATAG ATTATTTATGGTCCTACCTACAAAAAATGGAACACGGCATCAAGCCAAATGAAGTAGAAGCGCTGATGCAACGATTTCCCCAAGTCTTCAAGCAAGATTTGTTTGGAATTGGAGCGAATATGGAAAGACGTTGGCAGTTTTCAGGTTTCAATGTTTATCGTAGTCATTGA